Below is a genomic region from Henckelia pumila isolate YLH828 chromosome 3, ASM3356847v2, whole genome shotgun sequence.
tttttgagttgttggaacttggcttaagttgatcttggttattgatcattcctTTGTcaccgtacagattcgtttggaggtatcaagcccagagttagcagctgtttgatcgttttcgagatttgaacaaagaacggtatagagaatttccttgaaccgttgccttgttgttgttagattgtatagttgttgatacagtctcttttgtagcgtatccagagttggaagctactgcattgaaaggtaaaagcagtcatcgtagcgggatagcatactcgggactgtggttctcgagttttccctttgaaatcaaatacttgcatttacacttgttctagcatgaggaacttgtgtcttgtttgattgtattggcttttgttaaatgacttatgtgttatgtttatgttatgcattcatcttcagccaatcttgttttcagcgggcagaaccgccctttttgtttagacgtttgggaactatgattgagtggcctaggtcgtagtcgtttcgcctagtgctagcatactcattatagttgctcaaagtctataggagtgagatacgtggcaccacctcgattgggagagtcggtgagttgttacgtgatcttatcctcgggatcccaaaagcacagcagcaatccctcgtttatcagattgatatcccggtttaaaagacatgcattcattatgttgttattaatttaattgttgtattgaaatcatgttgattgttgtattaattgttatgttgcttttactgggaatatcgttctcaccagttatccggctgttgctttgttttgtatgtgtacttggcaacaggtggggcaggatcaagtcagaagaggcatggttagctccgagagaaagttgtagcagtgagactcggtttagaagtcgtgtcagcatgtctacctagtgttgttagaacatatttagatatcgaacttcgttattatgttgtattgacatgcaagctttgccgtgttgttatcgtggcatgttctattttggagtagttgttaaactctagaacttcatgtattaatcgaaggaactgcatttataatgtatgtgttgatttggaatgcattggaatagttttagatggaattgcaaagcatgttttctgctgttctgtttctgctgtagggggcgcccgagctgcaatttttagcagcccgagcgcaccccactctgagaactcagtagcgcctctgtccagggcgcgctcgagcggcggtttttggccgcccgagcgcggccctctttaaaaaaaaaaaaaaaaattcctttgctttgcttttagttcttagatcttggatgcttaattattggttactccttaattagatgtttagaaccgaggtctcacaaaaatGCTTCAGGAATAGTTTTTCAattaatatcaaataatcaattaaatacaaccaaatttaataaaagtgcAGTTTACcattaattaatcaaatattttttcaaatacaATCACCGAATAATGTACAAAAAAACATAATTAGTCAAATAACCATTACATAACATTGCCAAAAAAAACTATATAGTCGGTGCAAGAGGCTGGGGGAGGTGGTGGAGGAGATCAAGACAAGCCGAGAACGACCTGCTGAATTTGCGGCAATAATTAATGCCTCAAATCTTTCATGTTGTCCACTACAGTTTGTTCCTGATCATCTCTTGTTTGTTGGCCAAAAATTTTTCACTACCATCCTAATGCTTTGAGCCTGAAAAAATGAAACAAGTTATATCAAAAAAATGTGAAaagaaattttgtttttaaataaaCTTACAATGTCGTGATAATGTCGGATCAAAGTCTTTAACCCATGGGGTCTCTCTAGTGACCTACAAAATCATACCTTGAATTTCACTACCACCATTCGCACAAATAATCTTAAATGAATAGAATATAGGATctgtgcaaaaaaaaaaaaaaaaaagacagaaTATTCGGAAAAAATGAGGAAAAAAACAGAATGATGGAAATACATATATCATCTTTTCAgatcaataaaaaaaacttacacAAAAGAATATATCAGATATTAAACTTCACTTCTGAATTAGAACCATTATATTTCCGTTGCTAATTAAGAATTAAGATGCttaaaataatcaatatatGTACAGTGCATCTGCATACATTGCACTACACTAATTACTAAAGACAACCGAGAGTAAATGTATCaaaatattatatgtaaaaataACAATTGAAAAAAAAGAAGGATTTTAAACAAAACAACTAAGTCCACGCCACTTCTATGTTtcaacacaaacaaaacaatgGGTATCTCATATGCAGCTTGATTAATCAAGCTCAAAAGGTTCGATCACCAAATTATCACATTCAATTATTGGTCATGTGAGATGCATATATAGATAGTAGGTTAAACAACAGCACCACAGTGTATCGTTGGAAAAACACATGAATAGGAAGAAGAAACATGGAAAAGCATGAGGAAAATGGAAACCTCTAGTCTGTGACATTATTTGATGATATTTATAACAAAATTGAGTGCTGATTCATCACATCTTTGTTCCAGTTCACCCAGAAACAAAATGACATTAGTATCATTCTCCTTAAGAAATATACATTCAAATGTTAGTCGCAACTCGCAAGATAATTAAACaagaatattcaaattatactacATAATGCCAGCAGATTGACGATCGTGAAGCTTCTAATTCAACAAGTGGCAGTAAGATATTACCTCTACTCTAGAGTCATGATGATAATCCATTGCTAAAGTTTCAGTGGTTTACCTTCACCATAACAACTCTTCTCCCTTAATTAATAAAGGATCATACAACCTTTAAATTCACATCACAACAACAACATTGATAAGAAACAAAAAACATATCTTTGAAAAAGACAACAACACTCACCAATCGGGTTTACATGGCCCCAATATGTTTCCTTCTGTGGCTGCTCGAGAGGATCACAATATACTTCACTTGTACTATTGAGAACGAATCTTTCACCAATCCTGCAAGGCCCAACATATGCAATGTACTCAATACATTAGTCTTGTAAACACGAGTCAAGGATATCAGATTATTCGAAATACTACCATCAATTCGTTTGCTAAAATGATTCGAACTTACTAAATCATCGAGAAAGTTACACAATCATAGGTTCTTCTCTCCACAAGAATAATAGGTCAGGCTGTTATCCTCATTACTAATTACAAACCCAAAAATCGGAAGAAATCGATAtccttaaaaaaatgaaaacagaGTACCATggatttcattaaaaaaaaaaaagatgcagaaatagaTTGAGCCTTACCTAAATATTTGGCTGAAGTTAAACAAGTTCTAGCAGAAAATCAATGCACAATTTGTACAAAAGAAAAACTAAACAGAAAATAAGAGAATTTTTCATCAAGCAAAATGCATAATCTGTTCAAACCTAATTTTTGTAATAATTACTTTATCGCCATACCTCACAAACATCATGGATGAAAAAGAAGaaggaaaaaacaaaaaaagggCTTTTGTAACAACTAATTTAAACATAAAAGATGTAAtctaaattaaacaaaaattaaacaaaataataattaaaaaaatatcattaataGATGTAGGCGGCGGATGGTGGGGTGGACGACAGGGAGGGCATACGGTGGGGCGGATGGTGAGGTGAATGGCAGGGAGGGCAACAGACAGTGGGGTGGACGGTAATAGATGCAGGCAACAGATGGTGGGGGCGGACAACAAGTCAAGGAGGGCGGCGGATGGCAGGGAGCGCGGCGGACGACAGTGAGGTCGATGGGAAGGAGGGAAATTTAGATAAAAGGGAGTGCATTCTATCGTATTTAAAAAGAAGGATTCATTGTTTAAATTACTAATATATCCTTCTAtttaacttttttaaaaaacttaaatttatTTGTTTCTACCAAATATTTCATTATCCAACGTTCCCAGTTTCCACCCATCTTCCTTCTCTCATCTCCATTCTCCCTCCCCCTTTTCGCAGGTCACTTTTTTTCTCTCTAAATCCATTCTCATCCAACACATATCAAATTCCATGAATCAAATGGCTAACAAGGATCtggtaatatttaaaaaatttatatttactgGGTCTTAGGTGTCTTGGGTTAACCCAAGGCTTGAGTCACCCTGGTCGACCCAAGGAACCCAAGGTTTGGGTagcttgggttgacccaagcccTGGGTCAACCCAAACTCTGGGTTTATCCAagggcttgggtcgacccaaggaaCCCAAGGTTTGGgtagcttgggtcgacccaagccctGGGCAAAGCTTGGGTCAACCCagggcttgggtcgacccaagctttgggttgacccaaagcttgggtcgacccaagccctGGGTTGACCCAAGCTTTGCCCagggcttgggtcgacccaagctttGGGTAAACCCagggcttgggtcgacccaagccctGGGTTGACCCAAGCTCTGCCCagggcttgggtcgacccaaagcttgggtcaacccaagccTTCCTTGGGTAAACCCAAGCCTTGGGTTGACCCACGCTTGGGTTTCACTTGAGCTTGGCTAGATACATAGATTTGTTTGATCCATGATTCaatatttgttttttattgttctaatgtatttgttttatttttattttttcataggTATATTTGCCAACAAAACTGGGCAGAAATGCAATTTTTCGTGTGAAATTGACAATTGAGTCGAGATATAAAGAGACTGCCCAGAAGATTCATAACTATCTGAACAACGAGGAAATAGCAACGTTTTTTGATCAGTCACCATTTGGTAACCTCGTTAGGTATCACCGAGATTTTAATGTTTCAAGTCAAATTATGTGGTATCTAATGAGTAGCCAGATAGTTGATAACGGTAGTGATGATTTTTGGATGGTCGTGCGTAAAAGGCCAGTTAGATTTTCTATGTTAGAATATTGTTTAATAACAGGTCTCAGCTGCAGTATAGAGCCGACAGATCTACCAGATGTAGAAAGTATCTTTGTCTCGAGACACTTTGTTGGTAAGTCTCAAATTTTTCTTAGTGATTTGGAGACAAAGATTACTGCCTAGGACAAAATGAGACTGTGGGGATAGATGTGGAGAAGTTGAAGATGGCTAATCTTTACTTTTATTCTGCTGTATTCTGTGGGGGGAGTAGGAAAAAAAACATGAAGGTCGACCGTACATGTCTAAGGCTTATAGATGATTTGGATAGGTTTAATAAGTATCCCTGGGGTAGAATAGCCTATCATGATGCCGTCAAATCTTTGAAGAAGGACCTTTTAAAGAAATATACTTCCCAGGGACATGGTTGTAAAGAAGTTCATGGCAATTTTCTTCTATGTGGTTTTGTGCTGCCTCTGCAGGTATATCATTTTTTGAATGTTAAAAGTGactttgttatttttatttataataataatattgtttGAAATAATTTTCGCAGATCTTGGCTTATGAATATTATCCTAGTGTGGCACAAAAGTTTGCCAAGAGAAAAGATATGGTAGACGGTTTGATTTTGCCCAGGATGTTTCAGTGGGTGACGAACATGTGGCCTGCAAATCGTGCCCCGTCTGATGTTGATGTTAGTGCAGCATTTGGTGCCTGTGATATAAACGTaagtaatattaattaatttgatatcgTAGCTGtggacataatttttttaatttatctgatacgattttaaataaatataggaTTGTGTTGGATATTTGACTCCTACTTATGAGGAGCTCATGTCATCGTATTATACCACCGGTGTTTTTGTTGATTCTGCACCAGATGTCGTCACCACCTCGGGTACTAGAGTTGTGGAGTCAGGGTAAGGCTGTTATATGCAGCCAGCACCCTCTCGAGCATGATGTCACTAGATCCAGCTCTAGCAACCCTTCTATTGAAGCCACTAGATCCAGCTCCAGCACCCCTTCTGCTGATGCCATTAGATCCAGCTCTAGCACTCTTCGTCCCATTCGTACGGGGCCTAGAGTCTACGTTGGAGCCAATCCTACTCGCCGCACATCATCCCTTGAGCATCGTTTTGGGCGGCGTTTGAGTGAATTGGATGATACCGTTAACTCATTGCGTCTTGAGATGAGAGCACAATTTATCGACACCAGAGCGTGTATAAGGCAAATGAAAGCTGGTTTTGATGAGTTGAGATCGAGTTTGACTGAACAGATTAGAGCAGGTTTGGCTGAGATCAGGTCTCAGACGGCGGTACATGTTCAGAGAGATTATAGCATGGTCTATAGCAGAAGGCAAAAGAGAAAATCATCTGTACTTGAGGCAGACGTTGGTgagtaatttttaattaagtgcACATAAGAATTATGTATTAAAATtgtcattttaattttaagttgtttGATGTATACTGTTAGGTGTTGATGATAATATGATCAGGGAATTGTTTCCCAAAAATAGCCGAGTTGAGCTGCCAACTATACCAGAGGAATCCTTTGAAGGTGAGTTAATGCATTTTTTTACgtatatatttatgtatagCATAACATAATAAATGATCAACTTTATGTTTTTAGATATTCAGGTGACTCCTAATGCGGTTATGTCAGGTTCTGAGGCAACCACGTCGAGAGGTTGTGACGGTGTGAGGCCATTTGTGGAGTACTTGACTTTCAAGGTAAACAACTCGTTGGCTCGAGTTAGAGCATCGATGCTTGTAAGTTCGCCTAGCAGAATAAAAGGATTTTATGACAATTATGACAAGTCGTTCTACAAGCCCATGACAATCGCAAATTCGCTCGTCACGATTTGTGTAAGCATTTAAAATTCGTGAACATTTGTagatcaattattttttatctttGAAAAATATTCTTCTGTCGAATTTAGCTCATGGGTGAAGCTCTCCGTGGATTACTCGAGATTCAGCTAAAACATCCTGAAGTGATGTCAACAAACGTGTCCCTGATGGATAGGCATTTCTATGTGTCGATGTCCGTGGTGGATGAAGTTGAAAACCGAATTCTCAAAACAAATGTGGTAGGTGGTTAAAGGGATGGATCCAAAATGACCTTGTGTCTCCTGGGCAAAGGCGCGAATAATCCTCATCCCAGTCCACAGAGATGGACGATGGTTTTTACTAAAACTCGTTGCAGGGGTCAATAAGTGCACTATATATGATTTGCAGCGAAAGCACGATCCTAAGTGCAAAGATCTGGATGAGGACATAGGGCCTATACTTATCAACGTTGCTCGTCTGCTATCTTTTGTTGGGAACAACCCACATCCTGAGAGGTCATGGTCTATAAAAATGTTTGATGAGTTCAAAGCCCAGATTAAACAGTACGTTATCATATCTCTAATGTGTAATATGTTTATCATTGACAGATGACTAATagtttcatattgtttttattttacagTGAGGATTCAGGAGCATTTGTCCTCGCCGTTGCTGGATATGCTTTATCCAAGAAAAGTTGACCAAGAAACttcttgggtcgacccaaaaaCTCTTGGGTTGACCCAGAAACTCTTGGGTTGACCAAGAAACTTCTTGGATCGACCCAATTTTTTTTGGACAAGATATTTTTTTGACTTATTATTACAAAACACAAAGGTTGCTTCTATGTTTTTTTAACTCATTATTACAAAACACAAAAGCTACTTCTATCTTTTACTAAATTCTCCAATCGAAGGaattctattttgtttttttctacCCACTTTTTTTTGTAGACAAGGAGGTAATACAACTGGAAAATTAATGTTAGGTGGCCATTCACTTTCTTCCGGAACTGGATAGACAGTCTCTGAGTAAGCCATACACCATGTCATCGTAGAATAATACTCTGAACACAATTGATACAAGTCAATATTCGCTAACCAACTGGCTGCAATGGCATGAGCACATGGGAATCTGTCAATATCAAAAACTCGGCAAGTGCATCTTTTAGATTCCAGGTCCACAATGGCCGAGTGTCGACCACTCCCGAACATCAAACTCAAGACGGCCCAATTCAAAAACTTGCATTCCTTGGGCATCAGTGAACCGGCTGCGAAGAATTCCCTCGATGGTAGGGGTCAGATTATTGTTAGCTGCAACTGATGCGTTACGATATCGGACAAACCAAGATGATGTCAGTCTCTGTAAAGAATCTAAAAGTGATATTATAGGAAGCTTTCTCTTCAAGTAGTCTAGCATTGATTGATTCAACCCCGTTTGTCGTCAAAATATTGTAACGAGTATTTGGGCAATATGCTCGAGTCCATCGATCAAGTGTATCTCTTTCGTCCAAAAACTGCGCAGCCTCAGGATATCTCTTCCTAAAATCACTGTATGCAACATCAAACTCGTTTTGCTTATAAATTTTTGCAATCTGCAAAAACATTTCCGTTGCGCCCTTTTTTTTGCACCTGGTTTTCAAATTCTGGGATAAATGCCACACACAATGACCATGATGTGCATTTTTATAAACACTAGAAACAGCATTAATTATTCCCTGATGTCTGTCTGAAATTATCACCAGATCAGTCGAGTCTGGTACTACTTCTAACAACTTCGTCAAAAACCAACTCCACGAAGAAGTAGACTCACCATCGACAATTCCCCACGCCAAAGGATATTGATGATAATTTCCATCCTGTGCGGATGCCACAAGTAAAACACCATTGTACTTGCCTTTCAACCATGTACCATCAATTGACACACATTTTCGCATGCTTCGATATCCCCTGACACACGCACCAAAAGCAAGAAACATATACTTGAATCGATTTTTCTCGTCAACACATATGTCTGTTATGCTTCCTCGGTTCATCTTCTCAACCATGTGCAAATAACAAGGCAGTAGAGTAAAACTCTTGGTAGGATCACCTTTCAAAATATTGTCTGCTAGTTCTTTTCCTCTCCAAGCCTTGTAATATGATATATCAGCATTCATATTATTGCGCATCATCGCCATGACCGCTTTCGGTGTTATTTGTACTTGATTACCTTGAAAATTATTCACCAACATATCACGAACAACAATCGAACTAGCTCCACGGATTCTCTTACGCCTCCCCGTCAAATCACAAGTATGTGTATTGCAATATTTTCGAATGGAGAATACATGTGAATCTTTCATCTTTGAGGTCCAGATTCTCCACTTACAATTAGCCACGGTACATTTCACAGCATACACCACCTGACTACTTTTTACTGtctcaaattcaaaacatgcttccaaACTGATTCTTCTTAACAAATTTTTTCACCGCATCTCTGTTTGGAAATTCTTGACCAACAAACAAGTTTGAACCATCTGTGAATGAAAATGTGTCATTAACAATATCCACATTTGCAACCATATCTGACTCATTTCTTGCAATCACAACTGTCTCATTACTTGCAACCACAATTGGCTCGCTATCAATATCCACAGTTGCAACCACAACGGCCTCATTATTTGCAACCACATTTGTCTCATCAAAAGCCTCACTAATATTATTACGATCCAAAGAAAcaatattcaaatcaaaataatcaTCATAAGAGTTTTGATCGTTATAATTAGTATTGCCTTCATCAATACCAACTTCATGCACATTATCAGAAACATCCAAAAAACCAACAACATGTTCAATTTCAACTTTAAGCACTGGCCTCGTTTTCGGACAACCAAAATACAGATATgctttcaaatcttgatcattcTCTATATAAATCGGTTGAATGTTGCACGACAACTCTAGAAGGTAACTCAACCTCAGGTTGGCAGACTCTTCTATTTTCCCAGCTCTATATAGTTCACGATTTAAATTTTCAAGAAGAAAAAAATCATCATATACTGGAATAGCTGCAAACTTTGAATTCGATCCGGGATTCCATTTATATACGTTTTCTTCACTCGCTTCCCATCTACCATCGAAATGAACAACTATTACCGTAGGCATAACCTACAAAATTCACATAAATTATAAGAATAAAACTATTTTAATCACAAAAAATAACAAGAACACTACATGCTCTGTCTATGATCTACCCATGGTCAACCAAAAGAGTTCTGGGTACAAAATAACAAGAACTACCTATGGTTAACCAAAAAAGTTTTGGCCATGAATTCTGGGTCAACCATGGTCGACCCAAAACTCATTGGGTTGACCCAAGGCTTGGATCACCCTGGGTCGACCCAAGGAACCCCAAGGTTTGGGTagcttgggttgacccaagctaTGGGTTTACCcaagcttgggtcgacccaagccttgggttgacccaag
It encodes:
- the LOC140888967 gene encoding protein FAR-RED ELONGATED HYPOCOTYL 3-like produces the protein MAMMRNNMNADISYYKAWRGKELADNILKGDPTKSFTLLPCYLHMVEKMNRGSITDICVDEKNRFKYMFLAFGACVRGYRSMRKCVSIDGTWLKGKYNGVLLVASAQDGNYHQYPLAWGIVDGESTSSWSWFLTKLLEVVPDSTDLVIISDRHQGIINAVSSVYKNAHHGHCVWHLSQNLKTRCKKKGATEMFLQIAKIYKQNEFDVAYSDFRKRYPEAAQFLDERDTLDRWTRAYCPNTRYNILTTNGVESINARLLEEKASYNITFRFFTETDIILVCPIS